Genomic segment of Schistocerca piceifrons isolate TAMUIC-IGC-003096 chromosome 1, iqSchPice1.1, whole genome shotgun sequence:
GTATTTACTGGTTTTCCAAATACCACCCACTTCTATCTCTCTAACAGACATGAGCTCTTCACATCCCCAAGTACAAATCTTTAATATGTCTTACATTGTTTTATACTTGCCTAATCACTGGTATGTTGAAATTTCCTGTCGCAATATCGAGTCCTTGATTGTCACTGAGTGCCAGGCCATACCAAAAGGTCAGGACCGATAAAATTATGGAACCCAGTCTCACAATAACAAACATCACATTTGCAACCATGAAACCAACTGTAAGAATAATGAACATGTTATTAAAATCCAACAAATTATATTAGTGACACAAAAGTTAACACTAAGAAATAACAGTTACCTGTGTTGTCATTTTCACTTTTGTCAATGAAATGCAAGAGTTTGGCAGCATGTGACATGCCCTCAGAACTGTAATGTAGAACTAACAGACAAATTCCAACACGAGAGAAGCTGAAATCAATAATAGTGGTCATTAGAAATTAGACAgaaatcacacacaaataaaaaataaatattatctcATTTAAAAACTTACTTTAGTAAGTATGCTGCAAGAATGTAAACAAGAGAAATGCTTGCCAGTCTAATACGGGCTGGCATATCTTCTCTTTTTGTTTTTTGCAGGTATAGCTCTGGAAAACAGTGGAGCCAGTAGGAAAGTTGTATAATGTAAAAAAACTTGAACATGAATATCATTGTGTTGTGTGGGTATCCATCCCACAGCAAGGATATATTCATGAAATACtcctccctaaaaaaaaaaaagagaaacattttTCAGGTAAAGTATAAAAAATGGGAAGGCGTTCAAAGCAAATTAACCAATTTTTCAAACACTGGATCTTTAAAcatgataaaatgaaaaaaaaaaaattagcttggGCACACATCTGTTCCATTTTGAGCATCTTCTGGTAGAACAGTAATGATGTGACACATATATTTTGCTAAATGGAGAAAATCCACTCACGTTTTTCAAATGTGAATCCATTATCTTACTTTTGGAGTATTGGTGCTCCAGATTTGAGAATACAGTCAATATAGTGGCACTAATACCTTGTTTATtcgactttattttattttctgtacttTGAGCAACATTTATATTGAATAATGCACATTTCTGGCAATTTACCCACGAGGCTCAATTACAATATGGATTTCATAACACCACCGTCCCCAATAAGTTCATTTAAAATATATCCCACTGACAAATTCTATCTTGTCACATAACACCCATTTCTGACACAAAACAATGAGGCCTCTTCACGTAACATGTTGAGGTAAGCTTTCAGCAGTTCTCATTAGCTGGCATGATCTTGGGCTGCTCCCTGCCAGCTGATTCCAGAGACACTCTGGATGTGTCTGTCTGAACAGACATTCCATTGCACCATCAACTTTTTCTGAACATTCAATCTCAGAGCCATAGTTCAGTACGGTTAGAATGTCttgttcataaaatattttcttcaaatttaCCTGCATCTTTAATCTGAAGACCAATGAATGGTTgccacagttgtatcatcctagcTTGATGTAATGTAAGGTACTTAGTTTTACACCACCCTCCACATAATAATAAATGGCATTATGAATAAATACTCCATTATATATTTAACACAACATTCCTCTCATCACTGCTAACAGTAATGAATACAAACTACTAAATTTTCCAACGTGTCTGCAATGTAACAAATACACGTGAGAAATTAACTGTGTTCAGTTAGTTACAACACATATATAACTAGTGGCTAAAAGTCAATAAAGCAAGTGGTTTGGGAATAAGAGAAGCATATACACTCAATGACAAACATTAACCATATCACATTTTCCTCGAATGTGAACTGCCCAGAACAATGACAAGCAAATAGCCAGCTGATTGTAAAATCAAGTCCAAACAGATAATGCACACAGTTGGAACTGTATTCTATTTAAGTTCTATGAGTGCCAAGCAAGAACTTCTCttgccccaatttttttttttttttttttttttttactgataacaCTATGTTGTATCTCATAAATGATTACTGATTTGGTAGGGCAATCATTCATATTTAAAATGCCCAAAATTAAGTCAACAGTATTACATCATCAACATTTCCTCACGGAAAAATGCTTAGTTTTATATACTGCAACATCaaagaaaaagaatttaaaatgattaatatttcaaataaaataagctCTCTTCTGTATCTACACTGACTAACTACTCCAATTACTTAAACACACCTCAACAATTTGAGTTCTCTCTTTATCGCACCTCTTTTAGGTTCACATTCTTAGGTCTGCTGTGATTTCAAAACTGTCAACAAGCTAATAAAGTCTGTTGAAAATTATGTTACAAACAAGTAAGGTCGCTTCACTTTATTTCTATCTGCAGGGTAATTACACAATTCTCACCTTGGACAAATGAAGTCTACAAAGGAATACGAAACACACAAGTGATGAATACAAAAGCAATTCAGAACACTTAAGAATAAATTGTACATTGAAGGGCAAAATGCATATCTACTGTTAACAAGTGTGTAACATTAGAACAATTTTGGCTACAGACTACTAGATAGTAACTTGTCACTACTAACCTGAATATCACATCTCCACCCCACAGCACTGAGAGGAGATAGAATATTATCAATTGCCCTGACTCATTGAATTCCCTGTGTTTCACTTTAGACAGGTGTAATTTGCGGCTTATTTTGTCCAGCACATATTCTTGAATAATAGCATGCATTACAATGCAGATaaggaagtaaaagaaaacagCACACAAATCTTTCAAGCCATATGTATAATGCACCACAGGTATTTCACCAGGTGGGGTTTCGGTCTCCTGCGTTACATTATGATGAACAGCAATGAACATATATGCAAACGGTGATgtcacctataacaaagaaagaaataattttggtATTTCTGTTATGCATGAAATATATGACAACTGCATAtctcttaaataaataaaaaaaacatcagCATTTCATTGTGTTCTCAGGcttcaaaataatttaaattgaGATACAACAGCGTAATTTCTCAACATTTGTTTACTGTAACATTCTTCATCGGTGCCTACTAGCTACATATGTACAGCGACTGTCAAGAGTTTTTATGGACAAAAGTCAAAATATTTATGCCAACAACGCTTAATGTGTAAAACAGTTCAATCAAAAAAAAGACTGTAAAATGCTGATACCATACTGATCTACAACACAAGCAAGAACACTTTGAATCAGCACAACTTACCTGTATCATAAGACCAATAATGAACACCATTGCAACGCAAGATACAATATCTGCGTGATTTTGAATGAAAAATTCATGACTAAAGATTGGTGGATTTTTTGACGACGATTTTCTTGGTTTAAGTCCCATCTTCGAGTTTGCGTACCCAGTACTCGCAGCTGGTTAACAGCCAAACAGCTGTGCGAAGCGCACGTCCAGCAAAAGGAAGTAGCAGTCTGCCCCTGAACAGAAGCTGTGTGTTGTCCCCCCACACACCACGCAGCTTACGAGTTGTCAGTACCGGATGTTGTGTTGGCACTGCTGTAGATAAATGAGTGTCCCAGTTTACAATGTTACGGAGTTTGTACGCTGCAATTCTGAAATTAATTTGCGCTGGCTAATATACAATTTAAGAAGATCAACAATGGTAAAGCACCTCAAAAGTTTTCAACACTATTGGTTTGTCAACGTGAGTGACGTATCGATAGTCgacgtaaaaaaaataataatattgtatCTATGATATTATATGAATACCAAAACCCTCTGCCTATAACTAACAGCACTAGCGTGGTGTTGTTATAACCATAAAATAGAAATACCTACTTATGCCTATAAACAGAATTTACGATATCCGTAGTAATCATTCCACTAGCATTTTTGAATATTAAAGTATTGGGTTTATCGCGAAATCGTGAACATCAATTCACCCTGACTGTCACGTCACGTCAAAATATTTGACAATGCTTTTCAAATGTTAACATTCAAGCAGGCCGTCAACGTACCGTCATGTAACGTCACGTCACGTGAAGATTTTCGAGAAAAAAGTTTTGACTGTGTTGTCGTCTGCTAACATAAGTTGGTAACCTATTTTTCTCGCAATCGCTCGAGTTATAGTAGTGTATTTtgtgcttttgtttcttcttcatatTTACTTCACTACAATGCTTTGCTTTCGTCGGAACCTGCAAATGTTCCATGAAGACTTGGACATTTTTTCTCTATTGAGTATTCTACCACAAGCGAGGACAGGTATCTGCAAACGAATAATTGTTTCGGTTTTACATTAATAGAACAAATTTGatgcccatgttgttgttgttgttgtggtcttcagtccggagactggtttgatgcagctctccatgctaatctatcctgtgcaagctccttcatctcccagtacctactgcaacctacatccttctgaatctgcttagtgtattcatctcttggtctccctctaccccaAGTGAAAAAGTCAGTTATAATGAAGGAGAAAAATGCAGCTGTTTATGACATTATTTATGTAAGAAGAAACTAATAGAAAAGATAAACAGGCTTTATTTTTCCcttataaatattatttaatatGTTGCTATGTATAGTTTTACTAGAAAATAAATGTTGATGTTTCGAAACCAGCAAACTAACACTGGGATGAAGTGCAAGCAAGAAATGCAAATGTGAGATACTCTAAAttctcaaaattatttaaactgaactttgaaaaggcatttccaaaagtacccAAATGAGTATCAGTGTCTCATACAAATAAATGCTTAACGGTGGTTactaagaagtcctcccaaacttCCAAGTACCTCCATTGGATGGGAAAGAGTTATAGtgagccagaattcttaaatttttgtCATAGGTATAAAACATTTATAGGAAGATGCTAATTGCtgcaaaaaggtcatttaatgataAAATAATATGCACAGAATAAAAGCAAATCAGTCTCAGATCTCATAaagaaaggaaacagggagagacaaACAGGGGAATAATAACATATAGAGAAGGAAGCAGGATAAAATAACAGATGATCCATACTACCTAGAAACTATGTGAACTAGAATTTTTCAAGTATTACAAAGAAATTAGTGCAAAAATTCCGAAAGCAAGTATAGTACCTGTAAATAATTATGTGCTACGTACAATAATGTTACTACTAACTGCAGAGTAGAGCACGAAGTCTGTGAACCCGTAGAAAAACTAAAAAGTAAAAATTCAGTAGACGTAGTTGAGGTACTAATGTGTCTACTGGAACAATGTATAGGAAGAATACAAGCTCCCTTAACGAACATAATAatcgaatccttcacatcagggtaATTTCCAGAGTATTTAAAACAGGCATGAGGTGTTCCTCAACAAAAGAAAGCTAAcacagaagaaacagaaaattacCATAGTGGAATTCACAAAAGTGACACTCAGTTCTCTTGACAAAATGAATGCATCACAGAAGCATTAATAATAGGGGGAGAGCACTAACAACAGGTCACTTTTCATATCTAGCAGATAGGGTTGGTTGGtcggttttttgggggaagagaccaaacagcaaggtcatcggattagggaaggac
This window contains:
- the LOC124794322 gene encoding translocating chain-associated membrane protein 1, with the protein product MGLKPRKSSSKNPPIFSHEFFIQNHADIVSCVAMVFIIGLMIQVTSPFAYMFIAVHHNVTQETETPPGEIPVVHYTYGLKDLCAVFFYFLICIVMHAIIQEYVLDKISRKLHLSKVKHREFNESGQLIIFYLLSVLWGGDVIFREEYFMNISLLWDGYPHNTMIFMFKFFYIIQLSYWLHCFPELYLQKTKREDMPARIRLASISLVYILAAYLLNFSRVGICLLVLHYSSEGMSHAAKLLHFIDKSENDNTVGFMVANVMFVIVRLGSIILSVLTFWYGLALSDNQGLDIATGNFNIPVIRIAALVAVCTLQAWLMWNFITQQLKKLREQAALQAPARKPKQDKRAASKKKKEEHKRKEEDDELPEVDQNTKKSLRSRATAVKSK